The Coffea arabica cultivar ET-39 chromosome 9e, Coffea Arabica ET-39 HiFi, whole genome shotgun sequence genome has a window encoding:
- the LOC140014561 gene encoding uncharacterized protein, translated as MRVLVWNCQGVGSPLTVPHLKEVNNLSSPSLIFLSETKNRKQVIDRIARGLRCDSNVAVEAMNKAVGTRHMIVGDFNDILSNEEKWEGVVREERSFKDFKEFIDQNSLIDIGFEGQPWTWSNHWDNEGEIQTLERKEKKRFYFDKRWLQREGVQQVVEKAWHKEEQGSRMFNITKKIKNCGIELLKWRNTFQANSRSRITDLKKELERVRDSVSENRKAILADIKGQLKAAYRKEENFWSQKARISWLRKGDKNTKYFHTYVNGRRVSNRIRNLQRENGSWTENEDEVVTEISDFFKELLTVGGGVIYQKF; from the exons ATGAGAGTCCTGGTGTGGAACTGTCAAGGAGtagggagccccttgacagttccccatCTGAAGGAGGTGAACAACCTCTCCTCTCCAAGCCTGATCTTCTTAAGTGAGACTAAGAATAGGAAACAAGTGATAGATAGAATTGCTAGAGGGCTAAGATGTGACAGTAATGTGGCAGTTGAAGCTATGAATAAAGCAGTG GGAACTAGACACATGATAGTTGGGGACTTTAATGATATTCTGTCTAATGAAGAAAAGTGGGAAGGAGTAGTAAGGGAGGAGAGAAGTTTTAAGGACTTTAAAGAATTCATAGATCAGAATAGCTTAATAGATATTGGTTTTGAAGGACAACCTTGGACATGGAGCAATCATTGGGATAATGAAGGAGAG ATACAGACcctggaaagaaaggaaaaaaagaggttTTATTTTGATAAGAGATGGCTCCAAAGGGAAGGGGTTCAACAGGTGGTGGAGAAAGCCTGGCATAAGGAGGAACAAGGATCAAGAATGTTCAACATCacgaagaaaataaaaaactgcGGAATTGAACTTCTGAAGTGGAGGAACACTTTCCAGGCTAACTCTAGGAGTAGAATAACTGATCTAAAAAAGGAACTAGAGAGAGTTAGGGACTCAGTCTCTGAGAACAGGAAAGCCATTCTAGCTGACATTAAAGGTCAGTTGAAAGCTGCTTACAGGAAGGAAGAAAATTTCTGGAGTCAAAAAGCTAGAATCAGTTGGCTAAGAAAGGGTGATAAGAATACTAAGTATTTCCACACCTATGTCAACGGAAGGAGAGTGAGCAATAGAATCAGAAATTTGCAGAGAGAAAATGGTTCGTGGACAGAAAATGAGGATGAGGTTGTGACtgagatttcagatttc